The Microbacterium sp. Root61 genomic interval CAGGATCACCGTGACGAGCGGGACGGTGGCCTCGGCGTACGCGTAGAGCAGCTTCGCACCGCGGCGGATGACGCCGGTCCACTCCTGGTCGGTGCCCGGCAAGTAGCCGGGGACGTCGACGAGGGTGACGATCGGGATCGAGAACGCGTCGCAGAACCGGACGAAGCGGCTCGCCTTCTCGCCGGCCTCGATGTTCAGGGTGCCGGCCATCTGGGACGGCTGGTTGGCGATGATGCCGACCGAACGACCCTCGATGCGGCCGAAGCCGATCACGATGTTGGGTGCGAACAGCGGCTGGACCTCGAGGAAGTCCTCACTGTCCACGATGTGCCGGATGACGGTGTGGATGTCGTACGGCTGGTTCGGCGAGTCGGGGATGATCGTGTTCAGCGACCGGTCCGAGTCGGTGGTCTCGAACTCGAAGCTCGTCTCGTAGACGGGGAGCTCGGCCATGTTGTTGTCCGGCAGGAAGCTGATGAGCGTCCGCGCGTAGTCCAGCGCGTCGTCCTCGTCTTCGGCGAGGTAGTGCGCGACACCGGAGCGGGTGTTGTGCGTGTACGCGCCGCCCAGCTCCTCCATGCCGACGTCCTCGCCCGTGACGGTCTTGATCACGTCGGGGCCGGTGACGAACATCTGGCTGGTCTTGTCGACCATGATGACGAAGTCGGTGAGGGCGGGGGAGTACACCGCGCCACCGGCGGCCGGGCCCATGATGATGGAGATCTGCGGGATGACGCCGGACGCTGCGGTGTTCAGACGGAAGATCTCGCCGTACTTGCCGAGAGCGACGACGCCCTCCTGGATGCGGGCGCCGCCGGAGTCCAGCATCCCGATGATCGGCATCCCGCCGCGCAGCGCGTACTCCATGACCTTGATGATCTTGTCGCCGGCGACCTCGCCGAGCGACCCGCCGAACGTGGAGAAGTCCTGTGCGTAGACGGCGACGGTGCGGCCGTGGATCGTGCCGACACCGGTGACGACCGAGTCGCCGAAGGGGCGGGACTTGTCCATGCCGAAGGCCGTGGTGCGGTGGCGCACGTACTCGTCGAACTCGACGAAGCTGCCGGGGTCCACGAGCATCGCGATGCGTTCGCGGGCGGTCAGCTTGCCTTTGGCGTGCTGCTTCTGCTGGGCGCTCTCCTCGGGGTGCACAACGGCTTCGCCGTAGCGCTCGCGGAGGTCGGCGATCTTTCCGGCGGTCGTGAAGAGGTCGGGCTGATCGGTCACCGTTCCACCCTAGCGAGCGGGATCGCCGCATCGTTGGAGGGTAAGCACAAGGGCTTGTCGTATCCGCTGTGGGTTCGGCTCATGACGTGGGCCCCGTGCGGCCCGCGTAGGGTGTGGGCATGCCGATCCCCGTCGATGGTTACCCTCTCTCCGCCGCGATCAGCCCTCGACTGCAGGTCGCCGTCTCGACGGGGTCGACCAACGCCGATCTCGTCGCCGCGGTCGCGGCCGATCCCGCGTCGTGGCCGCATCTGTCGGTGCTGCTCACGGACGACCAGCGCGCGGGACGCGGGCGGCTGGATCGCACCTGGACCGCGCCGCCCGGTACCGCGCTCGCCGTCTCGATCGTGGTCCGTGTCGCGGGAGTGCCGGCGGAATCGCGGGGGTGGATCCCGCTCATCGCGGGAGCCGCGATGACTCGCGCGGTGGCGGCGCAGATTCGCGCCACCGGACACACCGCGAAGCTGAAGTGGCCGAACGACGTGCTCCTGGACGGGGCGAAAGTGTGCGGCATCCTCGCGGAGGCCGTGCCCGGGCATCCGGACGCCGTGGTGATCGGCGCCGGAGTGAACACGCGGATGACCGCCGCCGACCTTCCCGTGACGACAGCGACCTCGTTCGCCGCCGTCGGACTCGAGGCCGACGAGGACAGGTTGCTGGCGGACTACCTGGGCGCGGTGGATGAGCAGCTCGCGGCTTTGACCGCATCGCATGGCGATGCCGCGGCCGCCGGGATCCTCGGCGAGATCGAGGCGCTGTGCAGCACCGTCGGGTCGAACGTACGGGTCTCGATGCCCGACGGGACGCTGCTGGAGGGCCGCGCGCAGCGCCTGGATCCGTCGGGTCGGCTCGTCGTGGTCTCGGGGAATGTCGAGACCACGGTCGCCGCGGGAGACGTTGTCCACGTCCGCTGACCGGGCCGTGGCGGCGTGGGGCGCGACACCGGACCTCGCCGCACAGCACAATAGGGGTGTGACTCAGCCGACGACGTACGGGGGACGGCCTCTGACGCCGGCGCCCGGCGCGCCGACGCCCGAGCTGCGCATCGCGCGCTTCCGCACCCACGCCCGTCGTCTGGCCTGGAGCGCGCTCGTGCTGGTCGCCGCGGCCGGGGCCACCGGCTACTTCTACGACAACCTGCCGGTCCCGTTCGAGAACTGGATGCTGTTGAGTGCCGCGGGCGTCGTGCTCGTGCTGCTCGTGGTGCTGCCGTTCGTCGCCTGGTGGGGGCACACGTTCACGATCACCACTCGCCGTGTCATCGAGCGGTCGGGGCTCTTCTCCACCCGGCGTCGTGAGCTCTCGCACGTGCGGGGGTACACGATCCAGGTGCGCCGCGGCATCGTGCAGCGGATGTGGGGCGCCGGAACGCTCACTCTGGCCAACGGCGTGGACCAGCCGTTGCGCCTGGCGAACATCCCCAGCGTCGGGCTCGTGCACGAGACGCTCGTCGATCAGGTCGAGGTCAACCAGATCCTCGCTCACCGCGACGCGCAGAGCTTTCCTCCCGCTCCGCCCCTGCCGACCGCCTGACCTCTCCGCCGGCGGCACGTGCACCGGTCGCGCGTGCGCGAGGATGGAGAGGTTGGAAGGAGCGCCCCATGGCATTGCGCGTCGGAGTCGTCGGAGGCGGGCAGCTGGCCCGCATGATGATCGCGCCCGCGGTCGAGCTCGGTATCGAGCTGCGGGTGCTCGCTGAAGAACCGGGGATGTCCGCATCCCTCGCCGCCACCGCGGTCGGTGATTATCGGGACGCTGCGACCGTACTGGCCTTCGCACGGGACGTCGACGTGATCACGTTCGACCACGAGCACGTGCCGCAGGACGTCCTCGCGGCGCTGGTGGACGCGGGTGTGGCCGTGCGGCCCGGTCCTGGAGCCCTCCGCTTCGCGCAGGACAAGCTGCTCATGCGCGCACGCCTGGCAGAGCTCGGGATGCCGCAGCCGGAGTGGGCGGCCGTGACCGACGCGACCGAGCTGCAGGAATTCATCGACGCGCACGGCGGACGCGCCGTCGTCAAGACCCCGCGGGGCGGCTACGACGGCAAGGGGGTGCGGGTCGTGGAGACCGGCGTCGAGGCCGACGACTGGTTCGCCGCGCTCGCCGAGGACACCCACGGCGGAGCCCTCCTGGCCGAGGAGCTCGTCGACTTCACGCGTGAGCTGGCCCAGCAGGTGGCCCGCCGCCCGTCCGGCGAGGTGCGCGCCTACCCGATCGTGGAGACCGTGCAGCGCGACGGCGTCTGCGCCGAGGTCATCGCCCCCGCACCGCATGCCGGAGACCGCCTCGCGGCGGTGACCGCGGAGCTCGGCATCGCGATCGCCGAGGGACTCGAGACGACCGGCATGCTCGCTGTCGAGCTGTTCCAGACCACCGACGAGCGGGTGCTGGTCAACGAACTCGCGATGCGTCCGCACAACAGCGGGCACTGGTCGCAGGATGGCGCGGTCACGGGTCAGTTCGAGCAGCACCTGCGCGCCGTGCTCGACCTGCCGCTCGGCGACACGTCGCCGCGGGCCGGGTGGTCGGTGATGGTGAACATCCTGGGCGGCCCCGCAGAGGGCGGACTCGACGAGCGCTTCGCCGCGGCCATGGCCGCGCACCCCGACGTCAAGGTCCACACCTACGGCAAGGCGCCGCGCCCCGGTCGCAAGGTCGGACACGTGAATGTCACGGGGGACGACCTCGACGAGATCGCGTACCAGGCCCGGGCCGCGGCATCCTTCTTTCAGGACTGACTCGGGTAGTGCCGCGCCGTTGCGGGGTTCTTCCAGGGTCTCGCCCTAGCCTTGTCAGGTGACTCCGCCGCTGCATTCTTCCGACGCGCCCGTAGTCGGCGTCGTCATGGGCTCCGACTCGGACTGGCGCGTCATGAGCGACGCCTCTCAGGTCCTGACCGATTTCGGCATCCCGCACGAAGTCGAGGTCGTCTCGGCCCATCGCACGCCCGACAAGCTGATGCGCTACGGCCGTGAGGCCAGAGCACGCGGACTCAAGGTCATCATCGCGGGCGCCGGGGGTGCCGCGCATCTGCCCGGCATGCTCGCCTCTGTGACCGCGCTGCCGGTGATCGGTGTGCCCGTGCCGCTGGCGACGTTGGACGGCATGGATTCGCTGCTGAGCATCGTGCAGATGCCCGGCGGCATCCCTGTCGCGACCGTGTCGATCGGCGGCGCGAAGAACGCCGGCCTGCTGGCCGCGCGCATCCTCGGCACGTCGGATTCCGACACCGCCGACCGCATCGAGGCATACGCACGCGACCTCGAGGCGCAGGTGGAGGAGAAGAACAGGCGCCTCAAGGAGTCACTGTGAGCGTCGCCAGCCCGCCGCGGCCGCGCGGCGATGCGCGTCCAGGACTCGGCGGTCGCGTCGTCGAGGAGCGGCCGTTGCGCAACCCCGACATCGCCTCGCCCGAGGTCATGACGCGACGCGGCTGGTGGCTCGTCGGCTTGAACTTCCTGCTGCCGGGTTCGGCGCAGGTGCTGGCCGGCAACAAGAAGCTCGGTCGCTTCGGACTCGGCGCCACGATCGTGATGTGGGTCCTGGTGATCCTCCTGATCCTGGCCGCGATGCTGTGGCAGCCGCTGGTGTTCACCCTCGCGACGAACTGGTTCGTGCTGCTCCTCGCGCAGGGGATCCTGCTCGCGTACGCCGTGCTGTGGGTCGTGCTGACGTTCGACACGCTCCGGCTCGTCCGCCTCGTCAAGATCAAGCCGTTCGCGCGTATCGGGGTGGCGATCACCGCCGTCGTGCTGATGGTCCTCGCGGGCGGCGGAGCCGTTTACGCCTCGCAGATCGCCGGTACTACACGTGACACGCTCGGTGCGATCTTCGGCGCGAGCGCTCCGGCCGTGGATCCGTCCGACGGCTACTACAACATCCTCCTGCTGGGTGCAGACAGCGGCGAGGGCCGCGACTCGATGCGCTTCGACAGCATCTCGGTGGTGTCCGTCAACGCCGAGACCGGCGCGACGACGATCACCGGCATCCCTCGCGACATGCCCAACTTCCCGTTCTCCGCGGGACCGATGCAGGACAAGTACCCCGACGGCCACTCCGGCCATGCCGATTCGAACTGCGGCTGGGGCAGCGGGATCAACCAGCTTCGCACCGAGGTCGAGGTCTGCCAGGACGGCACAGTCCTGTACCCCGACGCCGAGGCGAACGGGTCCGAACCCGCGATCGAGGCGACCAAGGATGCCGCGGAGGGGATTCTCGGCATCGAGATCCCGTACTACGTCTTCGTCGACATGCACGGCTTCGCCTCCCTCGTCGACGCCCTCGGTGGCGTCGAGGTCACCGTGACGGAGCGCCTGCCCAAGGGCGGCGGACCGGCGTACCCGAGCCAGTCCCCGGACGAGTGGGCGATCGGCTGGATCGAGGTGGGTCCGCAGCATATGGACGGCGACACCGCGCAGTGGTACGCACGCTCGCGCTACACGACCTCGGACTTCGACCGGATGAAGCGCCAGCGCATCCTGCAGCAGGCGATCCTCGCGCAGTTCACGCCGCAGGTCGTCCTGACCCGGTTCCAGGATGTCGCGGCCGCCGGTCAGGACCTGATCAAGACCGATCTGCCGCAGTCGCTGCTGCCCTTCCTGGCTGAGCTGGCGCTGAAGGCGAAGGATCAGCCGGTCACCGCGATCGAGCTCACCCCTGACGGCGGAATCGACGAGTACCAGCCCGACTTCGAGTACATCCATCAGCTCGTCCAGCAGACGCTTCACCCGCCGACGCCGACCCCGACACCGGGGAGCTGAGCGATGACAGCGACACTGCGGGTCGTGCTCGACCAGGTCGCGAATCCGGTCGAGCTCATGCTGGCGGACGCTTCGCGCGAGCTGACGCTTGCTCTGATCGCGACGGCTCCGCGCGGATGCGAGGTGGAGGCGATCGTCCCTTCGCTGCCCGCGGCTCAGCGCGACGCGGTCGCGGAAGGGATGCCGGGTCTCGCCGACGTGCGATGGGCGCCGCTGGCCCGCCGCGAGTTGGCGACGGCGTTCCAGCTCGGCGTGGCCACGGGTATCGGCGGGGGCATGATCCACTCGCCGACCCTGTTCGCGCCCCTCGTACGGCACGACCGGGTGCACGACAACGACCAGACCGTGGTCACGATCTGGGATCTGAAGCCGTGGGAAACGCCCGACGAGCTGCCGCGCGCCGTTGTCGCGTGGCACCGCGCGATGCTCAAGCGCGCCGTGAAGCACGCCGACGCGATCGTCGTGCCGACGCATTCCATGGCCGACCGCCTGAGTGAGCTCGCCAAGGTGGGAGACCGTTTGCGGATCATCGCCGGCGCTGCGCCCACTGGTTTCGGCGTCCCCACCGACGAAGTCGGTCGCCGTCGTGAGCTCGGTCTTCCCGAGGGCTTCGTGCTGCTCTCCGGCGGGGCTGCGGCATCCGATGCGCTCGCCACCGGGTTCGGCGCCATCTCGGCCGCAGGGCTCGATACGCCGATTGTGGTCATCGACGCGCCCGAGGGTGAGGAACCGGCGATCGTCGAGCTGGCCTCGGCCGCCGGCATCCCGGAGCGCCTTGTACACGTTCGCGGTTCGCTGTCATCCGCGGACCGCGGTGCGCTGCTCGGGGCCACGGTCGCGTTCGTCGCGCCGTCACGTCGCACGGCGTTCCCCTGGCGCGTCGTCGAGGCGCTCGCGGTGGGGGTCCCGGTGATCGCCGCCGACTCCTCCGTGCACGCGGATGTCGTGCTCGAC includes:
- a CDS encoding acyl-CoA carboxylase subunit beta, producing the protein MTDQPDLFTTAGKIADLRERYGEAVVHPEESAQQKQHAKGKLTARERIAMLVDPGSFVEFDEYVRHRTTAFGMDKSRPFGDSVVTGVGTIHGRTVAVYAQDFSTFGGSLGEVAGDKIIKVMEYALRGGMPIIGMLDSGGARIQEGVVALGKYGEIFRLNTAASGVIPQISIIMGPAAGGAVYSPALTDFVIMVDKTSQMFVTGPDVIKTVTGEDVGMEELGGAYTHNTRSGVAHYLAEDEDDALDYARTLISFLPDNNMAELPVYETSFEFETTDSDRSLNTIIPDSPNQPYDIHTVIRHIVDSEDFLEVQPLFAPNIVIGFGRIEGRSVGIIANQPSQMAGTLNIEAGEKASRFVRFCDAFSIPIVTLVDVPGYLPGTDQEWTGVIRRGAKLLYAYAEATVPLVTVILRKAYGGAYIVMGSKQLGADINLAWPTAEIAVMGGQGAVNILYRGEIKKAEEAGEDVAAVRTRLANEYTYNVASPFLAAERGELDGIIEPAATRVSIAKALRSLRGKRATLPPKKHGNIPL
- a CDS encoding biotin--[acetyl-CoA-carboxylase] ligase gives rise to the protein MPIPVDGYPLSAAISPRLQVAVSTGSTNADLVAAVAADPASWPHLSVLLTDDQRAGRGRLDRTWTAPPGTALAVSIVVRVAGVPAESRGWIPLIAGAAMTRAVAAQIRATGHTAKLKWPNDVLLDGAKVCGILAEAVPGHPDAVVIGAGVNTRMTAADLPVTTATSFAAVGLEADEDRLLADYLGAVDEQLAALTASHGDAAAAGILGEIEALCSTVGSNVRVSMPDGTLLEGRAQRLDPSGRLVVVSGNVETTVAAGDVVHVR
- a CDS encoding PH domain-containing protein, with the translated sequence MTQPTTYGGRPLTPAPGAPTPELRIARFRTHARRLAWSALVLVAAAGATGYFYDNLPVPFENWMLLSAAGVVLVLLVVLPFVAWWGHTFTITTRRVIERSGLFSTRRRELSHVRGYTIQVRRGIVQRMWGAGTLTLANGVDQPLRLANIPSVGLVHETLVDQVEVNQILAHRDAQSFPPAPPLPTA
- a CDS encoding 5-(carboxyamino)imidazole ribonucleotide synthase, coding for MALRVGVVGGGQLARMMIAPAVELGIELRVLAEEPGMSASLAATAVGDYRDAATVLAFARDVDVITFDHEHVPQDVLAALVDAGVAVRPGPGALRFAQDKLLMRARLAELGMPQPEWAAVTDATELQEFIDAHGGRAVVKTPRGGYDGKGVRVVETGVEADDWFAALAEDTHGGALLAEELVDFTRELAQQVARRPSGEVRAYPIVETVQRDGVCAEVIAPAPHAGDRLAAVTAELGIAIAEGLETTGMLAVELFQTTDERVLVNELAMRPHNSGHWSQDGAVTGQFEQHLRAVLDLPLGDTSPRAGWSVMVNILGGPAEGGLDERFAAAMAAHPDVKVHTYGKAPRPGRKVGHVNVTGDDLDEIAYQARAAASFFQD
- the purE gene encoding 5-(carboxyamino)imidazole ribonucleotide mutase, with protein sequence MGSDSDWRVMSDASQVLTDFGIPHEVEVVSAHRTPDKLMRYGREARARGLKVIIAGAGGAAHLPGMLASVTALPVIGVPVPLATLDGMDSLLSIVQMPGGIPVATVSIGGAKNAGLLAARILGTSDSDTADRIEAYARDLEAQVEEKNRRLKESL
- a CDS encoding LCP family protein, with product MSVASPPRPRGDARPGLGGRVVEERPLRNPDIASPEVMTRRGWWLVGLNFLLPGSAQVLAGNKKLGRFGLGATIVMWVLVILLILAAMLWQPLVFTLATNWFVLLLAQGILLAYAVLWVVLTFDTLRLVRLVKIKPFARIGVAITAVVLMVLAGGGAVYASQIAGTTRDTLGAIFGASAPAVDPSDGYYNILLLGADSGEGRDSMRFDSISVVSVNAETGATTITGIPRDMPNFPFSAGPMQDKYPDGHSGHADSNCGWGSGINQLRTEVEVCQDGTVLYPDAEANGSEPAIEATKDAAEGILGIEIPYYVFVDMHGFASLVDALGGVEVTVTERLPKGGGPAYPSQSPDEWAIGWIEVGPQHMDGDTAQWYARSRYTTSDFDRMKRQRILQQAILAQFTPQVVLTRFQDVAAAGQDLIKTDLPQSLLPFLAELALKAKDQPVTAIELTPDGGIDEYQPDFEYIHQLVQQTLHPPTPTPTPGS
- a CDS encoding glycosyltransferase; amino-acid sequence: MTATLRVVLDQVANPVELMLADASRELTLALIATAPRGCEVEAIVPSLPAAQRDAVAEGMPGLADVRWAPLARRELATAFQLGVATGIGGGMIHSPTLFAPLVRHDRVHDNDQTVVTIWDLKPWETPDELPRAVVAWHRAMLKRAVKHADAIVVPTHSMADRLSELAKVGDRLRIIAGAAPTGFGVPTDEVGRRRELGLPEGFVLLSGGAAASDALATGFGAISAAGLDTPIVVIDAPEGEEPAIVELASAAGIPERLVHVRGSLSSADRGALLGATVAFVAPSRRTAFPWRVVEALAVGVPVIAADSSVHADVVLDGGVRAGGRGDTDAGEDAAMLGEGLKRVLDSAAAVEKASVLSADRGRAFSWREAAERVWQLHAEL